The following is a genomic window from Vitis vinifera cultivar Pinot Noir 40024 chromosome 6, ASM3070453v1.
TCGACGATAAATGGAATAGGGTACTTGTTCTTTACCGTCACCTTGTTAAGTGCTCGATAGTCGATGCACATCTATAGGGACccatcatgttttttttttttaaataagaccAATGCGCCATAGGAAGCCTTAGATGGTTGGATGAACTCTGCGTCTACAAACTCCTTAATTTGTCTTCTTAGCTCCTCCAGTTCAAGCGATGCCATCCTGTATGGCCCCATAGCAAGGGGTTTAGTTCCCAAATCCAAATCAATCTTATGATCCTCCTCTTTTCTAGGAAGAAGTCTCTTGGGAAACTCGAGCGGCATCACGTCCTTGAACTCATCAAGGACTCCCTTGATTTCCTTAAGCATGGGTTCCCTCGTCCTATCATCCTTTACTTCCTTAAGGGTGGCGAGGTAGGtcatatttttcctctttaaccCCTTCTTTACTTGCATAACTGATATCATAGGGGTCTTAGGCAAACCTTCGATGAGCGTAGGGACCATGCATGGCTTCTCTTCCTCCAGGATAGCCATTGAGCGTAGGAAGGGTAGTGGCACGACCTTGACCTTTCACAGGAAATCCATCCTCAATACCATCTTGAAGTCATCCATAGGCGCCACTATGAAGTTGACCCTTCCTTCCCATGAGCCAATGTGCATAGCCACCTCGCGTGCTACTCCGTGTGATGGTTTGGCAACTGAA
Proteins encoded in this region:
- the LOC104879691 gene encoding uncharacterized protein LOC104879691, with the translated sequence MAILEEEKPCMVPTLIEGLPKTPMISVMQVKKGLKRKNMTYLATLKEVKDDRTREPMLKEIKGVLDEFKDVMPLEFPKRLLPRKEEDHKIDLDLGTKPLAMGPYRMASLELEELRRQIKEFMCIDYRALNKVTVKNKYPIPFIVDLFDQLGRTRYFTKLDSRPRYYQVRIADGDEPKTTCVTRDRDDPNRKMSKRAPIMIMTFYNKEVEHIIADRVIRRWGMPPIKEYLVKWKGLLESEASWVQQMHYGNSRSKLSGFERNA